A genomic window from Roseofilum reptotaenium CS-1145 includes:
- a CDS encoding O-antigen ligase family protein translates to MTSASDQRPWFCLQGWLATFVFSPLLGLLLGLVFFFDMGRDRGEVALRRPLTQASIIFALGLILTCLLAEFPGEAALGLAHFLPFILLLVGLGELIGTSGHLRRMATWVVFSSLPVAIIGLGQRFWGWSGPIRWLGIVIDWPLTAGGIPPGRISSIFGYANDLAAYLAVVWILALGLLLEKQPKKRWFWIGLGVTTVLDGITLFLTHSRNAWAIAALAVLAYALYWGWRMLVAAVMAVCGLILWSAFGVDPSRQWVRMVVPAYIWARLTDEMFPDRPLAQLRSTQWQFAIDLVHQRPFLGWGLRSFSPLYETQMNYWIGHPHNLPLMLLAEMGIPLTIWFFCLVTWILAKATHLLSRLPRQTEGAILFSYLLAFAGISLFHLLDITLFDSRINFLGWWLLGSILGLVYSTGRRQ, encoded by the coding sequence ATGACCTCTGCATCTGACCAAAGACCCTGGTTTTGCCTGCAAGGTTGGTTAGCCACCTTTGTGTTTAGCCCCTTATTGGGATTACTCTTGGGGCTAGTCTTCTTCTTTGACATGGGACGCGATCGGGGAGAGGTCGCCTTACGTCGCCCCCTCACCCAAGCCTCGATCATTTTTGCTTTAGGCTTAATCTTGACGTGCTTACTGGCAGAGTTTCCAGGAGAAGCAGCCCTCGGTTTAGCCCATTTTCTGCCCTTTATTCTGTTGTTGGTTGGCCTCGGAGAGCTGATCGGTACATCAGGTCATCTGCGTCGAATGGCCACCTGGGTAGTATTTTCTTCTCTACCAGTCGCCATTATTGGCTTAGGGCAACGGTTTTGGGGATGGTCAGGGCCCATCCGATGGCTGGGTATTGTCATTGACTGGCCGCTAACGGCGGGTGGTATCCCTCCCGGCCGTATTTCTTCCATATTTGGCTATGCCAATGATTTAGCCGCCTATCTCGCGGTCGTTTGGATACTCGCTTTAGGATTATTGCTAGAAAAACAACCCAAAAAACGCTGGTTTTGGATCGGCTTAGGAGTAACCACCGTTTTAGATGGCATCACCTTATTTCTGACCCATTCGCGCAATGCCTGGGCGATCGCCGCCTTAGCCGTTTTAGCCTATGCTCTCTATTGGGGATGGCGCATGTTAGTCGCCGCAGTGATGGCTGTCTGTGGACTTATCCTGTGGTCGGCTTTTGGGGTCGATCCATCCCGCCAATGGGTGCGGATGGTAGTCCCTGCCTATATTTGGGCTAGGCTCACCGATGAGATGTTTCCCGATCGCCCCCTAGCGCAACTGCGATCGACCCAATGGCAATTTGCGATCGACTTAGTCCATCAACGCCCTTTTCTCGGTTGGGGACTGCGGAGTTTTTCCCCACTCTATGAAACCCAAATGAACTATTGGATCGGTCATCCCCACAATTTACCCTTAATGCTACTGGCCGAAATGGGTATTCCCCTAACCATTTGGTTCTTCTGTTTAGTCACCTGGATCTTAGCCAAAGCCACCCATCTCCTCTCCCGGTTACCCCGTCAAACTGAAGGGGCAATTTTATTCAGTTATCTTCTTGCTTTTGCTGGAATTAGCCTCTTCCATCTTTTAGATATTACCCTCTTTGACTCTCGTATTAATTTCCTCGGCTGGTGGCTCTTGGGGTCAATCTTAGGATTAGTCTATAGCACTGGGCGCAGACAATAG